Proteins encoded by one window of Lathyrus oleraceus cultivar Zhongwan6 chromosome 1, CAAS_Psat_ZW6_1.0, whole genome shotgun sequence:
- the LOC127134156 gene encoding COBRA-like protein 4, protein MELDNGKQHQSGKFRALKLVAFVALCFILISPAEAFDPLDPTGNVTIRWDIMSWTSDGYMATVTLFNFQLYRNIMNPGWTLGWTWAKKEIIWAMMGAQATEQGDCAKFKIKIPHSCKRSPQVVDLLPGASFNMQYTNCCKGGVLTSWGQDPSGAVAAFQMGVGLSGRSNKTVKLPTDFKLRGPGPGYSCGPAKRVPSTVILTDDRRRKAQALMSWNVTCTYSQFLAYKNPSCCVSLSTFYNDQVTACPTCACGCQNNATCVTKESKILKEVDGNNKTRKSDITPKPLLQCTRHLCPIRVHWHIKDNYKDYWRVKIAIINFNYRLNYTQWGLVVQHPNLNNVTQVYSFEYMPLLPYQAINDTGMFYGLKYYNDLLMEAGAKGNVQSEVLMKKDKNTFTLQQGWAFPRRVYFNGDECMLPPPDSYPFLPNSANRLPVISITVYVIFASFFM, encoded by the exons ATGGAACTTGATAATGGTAAACAGCATCAAAGCGGAAAATTTCGAGCGCTGAAGTTGGTAGCATTTGTTGCTCTATGCTTCATTCTAATCTCTCCTGCTG AGGCGTTTGATCCATTGGATCCAACCGGGAATGTGACAATAAGATGGGATATAATGTCTTGGACATCAGATGGTTATATG GCAACCGTGACATTATTTAACTTTCAACTATACCGAAACATTATGAACCCGGGATGGACATTAGGATGGACATGGGCGAAGAAAGAAATCATATGGGCTATGATGGGAGCACAAGCTACAGAACAAGGAGACTGTGCAAAGTTCAAGATAAAGATTCCTCATAGTTGCAAAAGAAGTCCTCAAGTTGTTGATTTATTGCCCGGTGCTTCTTTCAATATGCAATACACAAACTGTTGCAAAGGTGGTGTGTTAACATCTTGGGGGCAGGACCCTTCTGGTGCAGTCGCAGCATTTCAGATGGGTGTAGGACTCTCGGGAAGGTCTAATAAGACGGTTAAACTACCTACGGATTTTAAATTGCGTGGACCGGGGCCGGGATATTCGTGTGGTCCTGCTAAGAGAGTTCCTTCAACTGTTATTCTTACCGATGATCGTAGAAGAAAAGCTCAGGCTTTGA TGTCCTGGAATGTGACATGCACTTATTCACAATTTCTTGCCTACAAGAACCCAAGTTGTTGTGTTTCTTTATCAACTTTCTACAATGACCAAGTCACAGCTTGCCCTACCTGTGCTTGTGGTTGTCAGAACAACGCTACTTGCGTCAC GAAAGAATCGAAGATCCTGAAAGAAGTTGATGGGAATAATAAGACTAGGAAGAGTGATATCACACCAAAACCATTGTTACAATGCACGCGACACCTTTGTCCTATTCGTGTTCATTGGCATATAAAAGACAACTATAAGGACTATTGGCGTGTGAAGATTGCAATCATCAACTTCAACTATCGATTGAACTATACACAATGGGGTCTTGTTGTGCAACACCCTAATCTCAACAATGTTACACAAGTTTATAGCTTTGAATACATGCCACTTCTTCCTTATCAAGCCATAA ATGATACAGGAATGTTCTATGGTTTGAAATACTATAATGATCTATTAATGGAAGCTGGTGCTAAAGGAAATGTACAATCTGAGGTACTTATGAAAAAGGACAAGAACACATTTACATTACAACAAGGATGGGCATTTCCTAGAAGAGTATACTTCAATGGTGATGAATGTATGCTGCCACCACCAGATTCATACCCTTTCCTGCCAAATTCTGCTAATAGGCTACCAGTTATATCCATAACAGTCTATGTCATTTTTGCATCATTTTTCATGTAG